One segment of Theobroma cacao cultivar B97-61/B2 chromosome 9, Criollo_cocoa_genome_V2, whole genome shotgun sequence DNA contains the following:
- the LOC18588826 gene encoding uncharacterized protein LOC18588826 isoform X1: MSDPSSHSPPPESPVTVDRRTDHSCLTKWTVCYNSKLKTKKTVYSPYFDVGGFDFRLLLYPRGDSLAPPSYLSLCIQINDPRCSSKFDCFASYKLSILNHEDKSKSLTRESYYRFCSKKKTIGWGDFGVATSVFDPKSGFLNNGSLLVSVEISILDESVSFSRDNNNNNNNEGEYSISSLGCDSVVLNGKFTWKVKNFSLFKEMIRTQKMVSSGFQVGQVVVHINVYKTKVDGVECLSLFLEANEAHKCRKCVALVMSSWSLFRISVLNQRPGLNHMHRDSYGRLSWDNSNGDDTTLGWTDYMKMFDFIGSDKGFVVDDTVVLTVSFNAIKESNITLSAGLRNSSVTQKGDTYMGKYSWKIENFTRLKDILKKKKMKGVFAKSKKFQIGNHEFRLVVYPRGLSQKPSHFSMFLEVSDPRNATTDWSCFASYQLAIMNQKMRDNSIVKESQERCSKATKELGWSEFVTLTSLFDKDSGYLVQDTVIFGADVLILKETFKMQDIPESSNKPARKDGDKKRWSITWKVENFLSFKRILATQNIYSKYFQVDKLELRMGVHVLSDTIYAYLECDPSVVNDPDKDFWVSYRMTVLNQKHPAKSFWKESSLCTKTSTNCDLQLMKLSNMLEADAGFVIGEMVTFVCEILDYCPWFDFSELEVLGDVTPTKLHKTTSSETCKVMNGCNVDISRQLLETARDHLNVEHDTSLILVILKEELKKDLGTFAGVLVGMRLYLDNPVKLNYFFRQLSSSMDTGQVNVNADKFPSKLAASIMDSDFLRQKIDNALLDVMVECCQRLNSKSGEDPYDPSSKPCLDTNEASSQSKFHWQSTLPHFLRSLIYERFFGIDDCMDNGSNTSVKANLGQHDSSSESSEEILAFIVNSLKDLDDDVTQDPSEPSRGCQFVEKILILLDEAPKHLLPDLVSLLPKLAYWFEHKVVASALLDQLLQPGAESSMRLPVLEAMCKLHFGTDVWECAFSQASEVVGDLNGEALGAAICLLFKAASQCRQIPQAVSIIHQRLESLGTEVSLSVLDLLGKTLNSSGDLAVTMLGEIDSVFSLDQKHLTHCISPSSSGENGLATRSLHAGDHHFSDIFMLLEMLAMPAIAMETAQAFEKGIANGFIMDHSVKMVLEKCASILSVNVVSSEKHQFGDTETAGKGRMDFLYPEVFTLLSGLADKLFLSRHSQVRGFLRKFYSLILTLFADENYQKKVLRRLVDHATSAANNCCETSLDVLVFLVHKECKVARLVLDMIRDDFQLANSDRSALQSQLCAREDENIRAEEELRTELSKMRIEKATLLERLHESEATILDYKSEMRLEMDRSAQEKKELSKQVQAVHRQFQHICSKQNDKLVKLSNEKKVYQDHLRGLEMQLSQLNTQKDRELKKVVKEKNVLAERLRNAEAERKRFDEERRRCALQVVAQEAVQQSLLDEVQQLKQNLGQIKREKQEKEEEVEHCKTYNDELKVALNTCQQYIQSLRASLQEEMLRHAPLYGYGLENLSMKELETLSGIHEDGLREIRAIQHRVRSNSESLPPYMTADTLQNFDGDVPSSPLSCCFSQPK; the protein is encoded by the exons ATGTCAGATCCTTCTTCCCATTCCCCGCCGCCGGAATCTCCGGTCACTGTAGACCGCCGCACTGACCATTCGTGTCTCACCAAATGGACAGTCTGTTACAACTCAAAActcaaaaccaagaaaaccGTTTACAGCCCATATTTTGACGTGGGTGGCTTTGATTTCCGCCTCTTGTTATACCCAAGAGGTGATTCTTTGGCCCCTCCCAGTTACCTTTCTTTATGCATTCAAATCAATGACCCGCGCTGCTCTTCCAAATTTGATTGCTTTGCTAGCTATAAACTAAGCATTTTGAACCACGAAGACAAGTCAAAGTCTTTGACCAGAGAGTCTTATTATAGATTCTGTAGTAAGAAAAAAACTATTGGTTGGGGTGACTTTGGAGTTGCTACTTCAGTTTTTGATCCAAAATCAGGGTTTCTCAACAATGGTTCTTTGCTTGTTTCTGTTGAAATTTCCATTTTGGATGAGTCAGTTTCATTCTCCagagataataataataataacaacaatGAGGGGGAATATTCTATATCTTCTTTAGGTTGTGACTCTGTTGTCTTGAACGGGAAATTTACTTGGaaggttaaaaattttagtttgtTCAAGGAAATGATCAGGACCCAGAAGATGGTTAGCTCTGGTTTTCAAGTTGGTCAAGTTGTTGTCCATATTAATGTGTATAAAACCAAGGTTGACGGAGTTGAGTGTTTGTCTTTATTTTTGGAGGCTAATGAGGCACACAAGTGTCGTAAATGTGTGGCCCTTGTTATGAGTAGTTGGAGTTTGTTTCGAATATCGGTTTTAAATCAAAGGCCAGGGCTTAATCATATGCATAGGGACTCATATGGGAGGCTTAGTTGGGATAATTCTAATGGAGATGATACAACTCTAGGTTGGACTGATTATATGAAgatgtttgattttattggGTCTGATAAAGGGTTTGTTGTGGATGATACTGTGGTTTTGACAGTATCTTTCAATGCGATCAAAGAGTCTAATATTACTCTAAGTGCTGGTTTAAGGAATTCTAGTGTCACCCAAAAAGGTGACACATATATGGGAAAGTATAGCTGgaagattgaaaattttacgaGGTTGAAGGATAttctgaagaagaagaagatgaaaggAGTGTTTGCTAAGAGCAAAAAGTTTCAGATTGGGAATCATGAATTTCGCCTGGTTGTTTATCCTAGAG GGCTATCTCAGAAACCTTCCCACTTTTCGATGTTTCTTGAAGTTTCAGATCCTCGAAATGCTACCACGGATTGGAGTTGTTTTGCCAGTTATCAGCTAGCCATTATGAACCAGAAGATGAGAGACAATTCTATTGTGAAGGAATCACAGGAACGTTGCTCAAAAGCTACCAAAGAATTGGGATGGTCTGAATTTGTGACTCTTACAAGTCTCTTTGATAAGGATTCTGGGTATCTGGTTCAAGATACTGTTATCTTTGGTGCAGATGTTCTTATTTTGAAGGAGACCTTCAAAATGCAGGATATCCCAGAGTCAAGCAATAAACCTGCCCGTAAAGATGGAGATAAGAAAAGGTGGTCGATCACTTGGAAGGTGGAAAACTTCTTATCCTTCAAGAGAATATTGGCAACCCAGAACATATATAGCAAATATTTCCAGGTTGATAAATTAGAACTTCGAATGG GGGTACATGTATTGTCTGACACCATATATGCATACTTGGAGTGTGATCCATCGGTTGTGAATGATCCTGATAAGGATTTTTGGGTTAGTTACAGGATGACTGTGTTAAATCAAAAGCACCCTGCCAAAAGTTTCTGGAAGGAGTCTTCTCTATGTACAAAGACTTCTACTAATTGTGATTTGCAGTTAATGAAACTATCCAATATGCTGGAAGCAGATGCTGGGTTTGTTATCGGTGAGATGGTTACTTTTGTTTGTGAGATCCTTGATTATTGCCCGTGGTTCGATTTCTCAGAACTGGAG GTTCTGGGTGATGTCACACCAACTAAGCTTCATAAAACCACTAGTTCTGAAACTTGTAAAGTAATGAACGGATGTAATGTGGACATCTCCAGACAGCTTCTTGAAACCGCAAGAGATCACCTTAATGTTGAACATGATACATCTCTGATACTTGTTATTCTGAAAGAGGAACTTAAAAAGGATCTTGGCACATTCGCTGGAGTTTTGGTCGGAATGCGGCTTTACCTTGACAATCCTGTTAAACTGAACTATTTTTTTCGCCAATTGTCCAGTAGCATGGATACAGGGCAGGTAAATGTTAACGCAGATAAATTTCCATCCAAGCTAGCTGCTTCAATCATGGATTCTGATTTCTTGCGTCAGAAAATTGACAATGCACTTTTAGATGTAATGGTTGAGTGTTGCCAGAGATTAAATAGTAAATCTGGAGAGGATCCATATGATCCAAGTTCAAAACCATGCCTAGATACCAATGAAGCTAGCTCTCAATCTAAATTTCATTGGCAAAGTACACTTCCACATTTTCTTCGATCTTTAATATACGAGAGATTCTTTGGGATTGATGATTGTATGGACAATGGAAGCAATACATCTGTGAAAGCTAATCTTGGACAGCACGATTCTTCTTCTGAGTCATCTGAGGAGATCTTAGCGTTTATTGTTAATTCACTGAAGGATCTAGATGATGATGTTACACAAGATCCCTCAGAGCCAAGCCGAGGGTGTCAATTTGTGGAGAAGATTTTAATATTACTTGATGAAGCTCCTAAGCATCTGCTACCAGATCTAGTTTCTTTGTTGCCCAAGTTAGCATATTGGTTTGAGCATAAAGTTGTTGCTTCTGCTCTTTTAGATCAGCTCCTACAGCCAGGTGCAGAATCTTCAATGCGACTACCT GTTCTTGAGGCCATGTGTAAATTGCACTTTGGCACTGATGTTTGGGAATGTGCATTCTCTCAAGCTTCTGAAGTTGTGGGTGATTTAAATGGTGAAGCACTTGGAGCTGCCATCTGCTTATTATTTAAAGCTGCATCTCAGTGCCGGCAAATCCCTCAAGCA gTAAGTATCATTCATCAAAGGTTAGAGAGTCTGGGAACTGAGGTTTCACTTTCTGTGCTGGATCTTCTTGGAAAAACTTTGAATAGTTCTGGTGACCTTGCGGTAACTATGTTAGGAGAAATCGATTCTGTCTTTTCACTTGATCAAAAACACTTGACACATTGTATTAGTCCCTCATCATCTGGTGAAAATGGACTTGCAACCAGGAGTTTGCATGCAGGAGATCACCATTTTTCTGATATCTTTATGTTGTTAGAGATGCTGGCCATGCCTGCCATTGCTATGGAAACTGCCCAGGCTTTTGAGAAAGGTATTGCAAATGGATTTATCATGGATCATTCGGTGAAAATGGTGTTGGAAAAATGTGCTTCAATATTGAGCGTCAATGTAGTTTCTTCTGAAAAACATCAGTTTGGAGACACTGAGACGGCAGGAAAAGGAAGGATGGATTTTTTGTACCCAGAAGTTTTTACATTGCTTTCTGGTCTTGCTGATAAATTGTTCCTTTCTAGACACTCTCAAGTGCGTGGGTTTCTGAGAAAGTTTTATTCATTAATATTGACACTGTTTGCGGATGAGAATTATCAAAAGAAGGTGCTGAGAAGATTGGTTGATCATGCCACAAGTGCTGCTAATAATTGCTGTGAAACTAGTCTGGATGTATTGGTTTTCTTGGTTCACAAGGAGTGTAAAGTTGCCAGACTAGTTCTAGACATGATCAGAGATGATTTTCAACTTGCTAATTCTGACCGTTCTGCACTTCAGAGCCAATTATGTGCTAGAGAGGATGAAAATATCCGTGCTGAGGAAGAATTGCGAACTGAACTTTCAAAGATGAGGATAGAGAAAGCAACTTTGTTAGAAAGGCTGCATGAGTCTGAGGCTACTATTCTTGATTATAAG TCTGAAATGAGGCTTGAAATGGATCGTTCTGCTCAGGAAAAGAAGGAACTTTCTAAACAGGTACAAGCAGTTCATCGTCAGTTTCAACATATTTGTTCCAAACAGAATGATAAATTAGTGAAGCTCTCCAACGAGAAAAAGGTTTATCAAGATCATCTTCGTGGCCTGGAGATGCAGCTTTCTCAGTTGAACACCCAAAAAGATCGAGAATTGAAG AAAGTagttaaagagaaaaatgttCTTGCTGAAAGGCTGAGGAATGCAGAAGCTGAGAGGAAGAGATTTGATGAAGAACGGAGAAGATGCGCTTTGCAGGTTGTAGCTCAAGAAGCGGTACAACAGTCACTTTTAGATGAAGTGCAGCAGTTGAAGCAGAATCTTGGGCAGATTAAAAGAGAGAAGCAAGAGAAGGAAGAGGAGGTTGAACACTGTAAGACATACAATGATGAGCTGAAAGTGGCGTTGAATACTTGTCAG CAATATATCCAGTCCCTTCGGGCTTCACTTCAGGAGGAGATGCTACGACATGCTCCTCTCTATGGATATGGCCTGGAAAATCTGTCAATGAAGGAACTAGAGACATTATCAGGCATCCATGAAGATGGCCTAAGAGAGATCCGTGCCATCCAACATCGTGTAAGAAGCAATAGTGAAAGCCTTCCCCCTTACATGACTGCAGATACCCTTCAAAATTTTGACGGTGATGTACCCTCCAGCCCCTTGTCCTGTTGCTTCAGTCAACCCAAGTGA
- the LOC18588826 gene encoding uncharacterized protein LOC18588826 isoform X2: MSDPSSHSPPPESPVTVDRRTDHSCLTKWTVCYNSKLKTKKTVYSPYFDVGGFDFRLLLYPRGDSLAPPSYLSLCIQINDPRCSSKFDCFASYKLSILNHEDKSKSLTRESYYRFCSKKKTIGWGDFGVATSVFDPKSGFLNNGSLLVSVEISILDESVSFSRDNNNNNNNEGEYSISSLGCDSVVLNGKFTWKVKNFSLFKEMIRTQKMVSSGFQVGQVVVHINVYKTKVDGVECLSLFLEANEAHKCRKCVALVMSSWSLFRISVLNQRPGLNHMHRDSYGRLSWDNSNGDDTTLGWTDYMKMFDFIGSDKGFVVDDTVVLTVSFNAIKESNITLSAGLRNSSVTQKGDTYMGKYSWKIENFTRLKDILKKKKMKGVFAKSKKFQIGNHEFRLVVYPRVSDPRNATTDWSCFASYQLAIMNQKMRDNSIVKESQERCSKATKELGWSEFVTLTSLFDKDSGYLVQDTVIFGADVLILKETFKMQDIPESSNKPARKDGDKKRWSITWKVENFLSFKRILATQNIYSKYFQVDKLELRMGVHVLSDTIYAYLECDPSVVNDPDKDFWVSYRMTVLNQKHPAKSFWKESSLCTKTSTNCDLQLMKLSNMLEADAGFVIGEMVTFVCEILDYCPWFDFSELEVLGDVTPTKLHKTTSSETCKVMNGCNVDISRQLLETARDHLNVEHDTSLILVILKEELKKDLGTFAGVLVGMRLYLDNPVKLNYFFRQLSSSMDTGQVNVNADKFPSKLAASIMDSDFLRQKIDNALLDVMVECCQRLNSKSGEDPYDPSSKPCLDTNEASSQSKFHWQSTLPHFLRSLIYERFFGIDDCMDNGSNTSVKANLGQHDSSSESSEEILAFIVNSLKDLDDDVTQDPSEPSRGCQFVEKILILLDEAPKHLLPDLVSLLPKLAYWFEHKVVASALLDQLLQPGAESSMRLPVLEAMCKLHFGTDVWECAFSQASEVVGDLNGEALGAAICLLFKAASQCRQIPQAVSIIHQRLESLGTEVSLSVLDLLGKTLNSSGDLAVTMLGEIDSVFSLDQKHLTHCISPSSSGENGLATRSLHAGDHHFSDIFMLLEMLAMPAIAMETAQAFEKGIANGFIMDHSVKMVLEKCASILSVNVVSSEKHQFGDTETAGKGRMDFLYPEVFTLLSGLADKLFLSRHSQVRGFLRKFYSLILTLFADENYQKKVLRRLVDHATSAANNCCETSLDVLVFLVHKECKVARLVLDMIRDDFQLANSDRSALQSQLCAREDENIRAEEELRTELSKMRIEKATLLERLHESEATILDYKSEMRLEMDRSAQEKKELSKQVQAVHRQFQHICSKQNDKLVKLSNEKKVYQDHLRGLEMQLSQLNTQKDRELKKVVKEKNVLAERLRNAEAERKRFDEERRRCALQVVAQEAVQQSLLDEVQQLKQNLGQIKREKQEKEEEVEHCKTYNDELKVALNTCQQYIQSLRASLQEEMLRHAPLYGYGLENLSMKELETLSGIHEDGLREIRAIQHRVRSNSESLPPYMTADTLQNFDGDVPSSPLSCCFSQPK; the protein is encoded by the exons ATGTCAGATCCTTCTTCCCATTCCCCGCCGCCGGAATCTCCGGTCACTGTAGACCGCCGCACTGACCATTCGTGTCTCACCAAATGGACAGTCTGTTACAACTCAAAActcaaaaccaagaaaaccGTTTACAGCCCATATTTTGACGTGGGTGGCTTTGATTTCCGCCTCTTGTTATACCCAAGAGGTGATTCTTTGGCCCCTCCCAGTTACCTTTCTTTATGCATTCAAATCAATGACCCGCGCTGCTCTTCCAAATTTGATTGCTTTGCTAGCTATAAACTAAGCATTTTGAACCACGAAGACAAGTCAAAGTCTTTGACCAGAGAGTCTTATTATAGATTCTGTAGTAAGAAAAAAACTATTGGTTGGGGTGACTTTGGAGTTGCTACTTCAGTTTTTGATCCAAAATCAGGGTTTCTCAACAATGGTTCTTTGCTTGTTTCTGTTGAAATTTCCATTTTGGATGAGTCAGTTTCATTCTCCagagataataataataataacaacaatGAGGGGGAATATTCTATATCTTCTTTAGGTTGTGACTCTGTTGTCTTGAACGGGAAATTTACTTGGaaggttaaaaattttagtttgtTCAAGGAAATGATCAGGACCCAGAAGATGGTTAGCTCTGGTTTTCAAGTTGGTCAAGTTGTTGTCCATATTAATGTGTATAAAACCAAGGTTGACGGAGTTGAGTGTTTGTCTTTATTTTTGGAGGCTAATGAGGCACACAAGTGTCGTAAATGTGTGGCCCTTGTTATGAGTAGTTGGAGTTTGTTTCGAATATCGGTTTTAAATCAAAGGCCAGGGCTTAATCATATGCATAGGGACTCATATGGGAGGCTTAGTTGGGATAATTCTAATGGAGATGATACAACTCTAGGTTGGACTGATTATATGAAgatgtttgattttattggGTCTGATAAAGGGTTTGTTGTGGATGATACTGTGGTTTTGACAGTATCTTTCAATGCGATCAAAGAGTCTAATATTACTCTAAGTGCTGGTTTAAGGAATTCTAGTGTCACCCAAAAAGGTGACACATATATGGGAAAGTATAGCTGgaagattgaaaattttacgaGGTTGAAGGATAttctgaagaagaagaagatgaaaggAGTGTTTGCTAAGAGCAAAAAGTTTCAGATTGGGAATCATGAATTTCGCCTGGTTGTTTATCCTAGAG TTTCAGATCCTCGAAATGCTACCACGGATTGGAGTTGTTTTGCCAGTTATCAGCTAGCCATTATGAACCAGAAGATGAGAGACAATTCTATTGTGAAGGAATCACAGGAACGTTGCTCAAAAGCTACCAAAGAATTGGGATGGTCTGAATTTGTGACTCTTACAAGTCTCTTTGATAAGGATTCTGGGTATCTGGTTCAAGATACTGTTATCTTTGGTGCAGATGTTCTTATTTTGAAGGAGACCTTCAAAATGCAGGATATCCCAGAGTCAAGCAATAAACCTGCCCGTAAAGATGGAGATAAGAAAAGGTGGTCGATCACTTGGAAGGTGGAAAACTTCTTATCCTTCAAGAGAATATTGGCAACCCAGAACATATATAGCAAATATTTCCAGGTTGATAAATTAGAACTTCGAATGG GGGTACATGTATTGTCTGACACCATATATGCATACTTGGAGTGTGATCCATCGGTTGTGAATGATCCTGATAAGGATTTTTGGGTTAGTTACAGGATGACTGTGTTAAATCAAAAGCACCCTGCCAAAAGTTTCTGGAAGGAGTCTTCTCTATGTACAAAGACTTCTACTAATTGTGATTTGCAGTTAATGAAACTATCCAATATGCTGGAAGCAGATGCTGGGTTTGTTATCGGTGAGATGGTTACTTTTGTTTGTGAGATCCTTGATTATTGCCCGTGGTTCGATTTCTCAGAACTGGAG GTTCTGGGTGATGTCACACCAACTAAGCTTCATAAAACCACTAGTTCTGAAACTTGTAAAGTAATGAACGGATGTAATGTGGACATCTCCAGACAGCTTCTTGAAACCGCAAGAGATCACCTTAATGTTGAACATGATACATCTCTGATACTTGTTATTCTGAAAGAGGAACTTAAAAAGGATCTTGGCACATTCGCTGGAGTTTTGGTCGGAATGCGGCTTTACCTTGACAATCCTGTTAAACTGAACTATTTTTTTCGCCAATTGTCCAGTAGCATGGATACAGGGCAGGTAAATGTTAACGCAGATAAATTTCCATCCAAGCTAGCTGCTTCAATCATGGATTCTGATTTCTTGCGTCAGAAAATTGACAATGCACTTTTAGATGTAATGGTTGAGTGTTGCCAGAGATTAAATAGTAAATCTGGAGAGGATCCATATGATCCAAGTTCAAAACCATGCCTAGATACCAATGAAGCTAGCTCTCAATCTAAATTTCATTGGCAAAGTACACTTCCACATTTTCTTCGATCTTTAATATACGAGAGATTCTTTGGGATTGATGATTGTATGGACAATGGAAGCAATACATCTGTGAAAGCTAATCTTGGACAGCACGATTCTTCTTCTGAGTCATCTGAGGAGATCTTAGCGTTTATTGTTAATTCACTGAAGGATCTAGATGATGATGTTACACAAGATCCCTCAGAGCCAAGCCGAGGGTGTCAATTTGTGGAGAAGATTTTAATATTACTTGATGAAGCTCCTAAGCATCTGCTACCAGATCTAGTTTCTTTGTTGCCCAAGTTAGCATATTGGTTTGAGCATAAAGTTGTTGCTTCTGCTCTTTTAGATCAGCTCCTACAGCCAGGTGCAGAATCTTCAATGCGACTACCT GTTCTTGAGGCCATGTGTAAATTGCACTTTGGCACTGATGTTTGGGAATGTGCATTCTCTCAAGCTTCTGAAGTTGTGGGTGATTTAAATGGTGAAGCACTTGGAGCTGCCATCTGCTTATTATTTAAAGCTGCATCTCAGTGCCGGCAAATCCCTCAAGCA gTAAGTATCATTCATCAAAGGTTAGAGAGTCTGGGAACTGAGGTTTCACTTTCTGTGCTGGATCTTCTTGGAAAAACTTTGAATAGTTCTGGTGACCTTGCGGTAACTATGTTAGGAGAAATCGATTCTGTCTTTTCACTTGATCAAAAACACTTGACACATTGTATTAGTCCCTCATCATCTGGTGAAAATGGACTTGCAACCAGGAGTTTGCATGCAGGAGATCACCATTTTTCTGATATCTTTATGTTGTTAGAGATGCTGGCCATGCCTGCCATTGCTATGGAAACTGCCCAGGCTTTTGAGAAAGGTATTGCAAATGGATTTATCATGGATCATTCGGTGAAAATGGTGTTGGAAAAATGTGCTTCAATATTGAGCGTCAATGTAGTTTCTTCTGAAAAACATCAGTTTGGAGACACTGAGACGGCAGGAAAAGGAAGGATGGATTTTTTGTACCCAGAAGTTTTTACATTGCTTTCTGGTCTTGCTGATAAATTGTTCCTTTCTAGACACTCTCAAGTGCGTGGGTTTCTGAGAAAGTTTTATTCATTAATATTGACACTGTTTGCGGATGAGAATTATCAAAAGAAGGTGCTGAGAAGATTGGTTGATCATGCCACAAGTGCTGCTAATAATTGCTGTGAAACTAGTCTGGATGTATTGGTTTTCTTGGTTCACAAGGAGTGTAAAGTTGCCAGACTAGTTCTAGACATGATCAGAGATGATTTTCAACTTGCTAATTCTGACCGTTCTGCACTTCAGAGCCAATTATGTGCTAGAGAGGATGAAAATATCCGTGCTGAGGAAGAATTGCGAACTGAACTTTCAAAGATGAGGATAGAGAAAGCAACTTTGTTAGAAAGGCTGCATGAGTCTGAGGCTACTATTCTTGATTATAAG TCTGAAATGAGGCTTGAAATGGATCGTTCTGCTCAGGAAAAGAAGGAACTTTCTAAACAGGTACAAGCAGTTCATCGTCAGTTTCAACATATTTGTTCCAAACAGAATGATAAATTAGTGAAGCTCTCCAACGAGAAAAAGGTTTATCAAGATCATCTTCGTGGCCTGGAGATGCAGCTTTCTCAGTTGAACACCCAAAAAGATCGAGAATTGAAG AAAGTagttaaagagaaaaatgttCTTGCTGAAAGGCTGAGGAATGCAGAAGCTGAGAGGAAGAGATTTGATGAAGAACGGAGAAGATGCGCTTTGCAGGTTGTAGCTCAAGAAGCGGTACAACAGTCACTTTTAGATGAAGTGCAGCAGTTGAAGCAGAATCTTGGGCAGATTAAAAGAGAGAAGCAAGAGAAGGAAGAGGAGGTTGAACACTGTAAGACATACAATGATGAGCTGAAAGTGGCGTTGAATACTTGTCAG CAATATATCCAGTCCCTTCGGGCTTCACTTCAGGAGGAGATGCTACGACATGCTCCTCTCTATGGATATGGCCTGGAAAATCTGTCAATGAAGGAACTAGAGACATTATCAGGCATCCATGAAGATGGCCTAAGAGAGATCCGTGCCATCCAACATCGTGTAAGAAGCAATAGTGAAAGCCTTCCCCCTTACATGACTGCAGATACCCTTCAAAATTTTGACGGTGATGTACCCTCCAGCCCCTTGTCCTGTTGCTTCAGTCAACCCAAGTGA